Part of the Xenopus tropicalis strain Nigerian chromosome 3, UCB_Xtro_10.0, whole genome shotgun sequence genome, TCCCCAAAGAAGAAACTTGGGTCATTCTTAGTGTCTGCAATTTTCCTGATGAAATGAGGGAGGAAAGGAAACTTGATTCATTTCCTTGTACTTTGATCCAAGCTATGCCCACCTTTCCTGAATACTGTATGGTAGCTTGGAAACTATTGGGTTGACTCCACGGACGGTGTCGAGGTAACTAAGGCCAGGGAGATGAATGTCAGCCTTGGTGAGCTGAAGCTCCAAAAGAAGGTCGCTGAGCTCTTGAAACTTTAAATTGTCCTTGCCAGATATCTTTGGGAAATCTTGCGACCTTTTGAATAAGGCATCCTCAATTGCTTCTGGGCTGCCAAAGCTACACTCTAGTCTGTTCCAAGCAGCACTAAGTCCTGCAGCAGGGTTGTCAATATGCACTGCTTTGAGTCTCTTAATACTTCAGTAGACTGGGGACCTAGCCACCTGATGAGCAGATCAAGTTCTTCTGTAGCTGTGATGTCTAGTTCACTCATTGTGGCCTTGAAGGTGGATTTCCAACCTCTGTAATTTTCAGGTTTGTCATCAAATTTAGTGAGGCCTGTCTTAGTAAGTTCTCTGCGGAGCATGTATTTAGCAAACTGCGACAAATCTGTGTTTTCAGACCTTGGATTTATGGCTTCTGGTGGAACAGAGTTAGAGACAAAGGCTGGTGCATAAACATTTAACCTTGACAATGGTTTAGAGTCCATAGATGTGTTGGGTTGCGGCTGTGAAGCAGTGGCTGGATGTACTGGAGCATAAATAGATAGATTGTCTTGAGATGCAGCCATAGTCTTGATTGATGCAGCCATGGtgactgggagctgtagttttggAGAAGTATCTGAACCAGTCGTGTCAGATGCAAGAGAATGTGTCCTGCTTTGGTTTAAGACATAGTTGGTAATGCGTTCCATGTAACCCTTTGTGTCTGTTGGACTGCCACAATCTCTTCCACTCTCTTGTTCTAAAACATTCAGCCTTTCCAGAGCTGTGGCATGCTCACACTGCTTTTCGAACGCCTCCATTTCTGCGGCTTCTActtccatttctgctttcttGCCGCTTTTGCTTCCATTTCTACCTTCTTTTGGGCGAAAGCTGCCTGAACCTTAGCGGATTCTGCGTCTGCACTTGCCTTATTAAGCTGTTGGCTGAGAATGGAAGATCTTGATTGTAGGGATTTGGAGGATCTCGTGGAGTGTCTCCCAGATACAGAACAATGAGATCTGGATTCATGAAGTTGTGTGATTCGCACTTCTGCCTTTGTCTTTGTTTGAGATACTAAGCTGTCTCTGTTTAGATTCAACTCATCAAATTCCTTTGTTTCTTTCTGTGACTCTGAAGTGTTGAAGTGTACATTTAAAACACAATTGCTGGTAACTCTCATGGATAGCAATTGTTTAAGAGTGCCTTCAAGCTGCAGTGGATCAAAGGCAGGTTGAGAAACAGCAGATATACAGTTAACAGTCTTGGACCATGAGTGGTTAATACTAGAAAGCAATGCTTCTTTTTCAGTCTCAAACATTTGTTGAGCCTTCCAAGTCAATTTGGTTGTGCGCATTGGTTTTGCACAGGGTTCAGGGTTTAATTCCTGATCTGAAAGAACTTCTAATTCTTGCTGTGGATCAGCTTCCACGGAATGTGTAGTGCTGTGCTGAGACATTGTGCTGGCAGAGAAGGAGTTAATGCTAAAGTCCTTCAGCAGCAGAGAAATGTATCAATTTAGCTGAGGTTTGCAGGGCCTGTGTGCAAGGCAATGCAGACAGGTTTCACTGTcacttacagcaggggtccccaaccgccgggctgcggaccagttccgggcatGGCTgtgggccgcagcgcacccccccagcgcgtcgcatgtattacgtgcccccgcccccctcccctctgcctccgGTCTGTGGAAATTTTGTTTTGCCTCCTACCGGCCCGTGGtgataaaaaggttggggacccctgacttacaGGGGCAAGCAGATTTGTATGATCAAATTCCAATAAACAGTCACTGCACTGCTGATAACTTGAAAGCTGCTGTGTGCTGTGTGGCAAGTATGCTGGCATATACAGGCTTGTGTGACAATGGCTTTGGTGCTGTCGTTGtattcctaggggcacatttactaatccacgaacgtccgaaaagcgtccgtatgcgtttttttcgtaatgatcagtattttgcgactttttcgagcgctcaatacgaaaaagttgcgacaatttgcgaaagtcataatggctatgaaaaagtcacgacaattcacgaaagttataatggctatgaaaaagtcacgacaattcacgaaagtcataatggctatgaaaaagtcacgacgattcacgaaagtcataatggctatgaaaaagttgcgcataaaaaatacaaaaaagtcgcaaaatgttcgttttccaatccgaatttttcccattcggattcggattcgtggattagtaaatcagccccctagtgtcctTGTGTAACATATCACATTATATTCCAGAGCTATCAATAGATCTTTTGACTGTTCTGCCTCCCCATTCTAAGCATTGCAAgtgtgatctctataacttatcaaGTTGCCTTGAGATAGCAATAACTTACAACCTCAGTAGTGTTGGCAGATAGTTGACCcaatcagaatggcaccttggagatcattgagacgtttattccaaactgtgaagatcttgaTAACAGTGATCACTCAAGATACAGTAggtcaaaagatcataatatgatccactccagcaaatatatgtgtgtacataaaatggagtctagagatACTGCTGGGGGTGGGGTTAACCACACAGACAGAAAAATGGGGAAACTAcggggagagagatgggaacaAATGAAATGAAAGGCAAAGCATGGAACAACAATGCATGTGTAACATGACAGTATGAGGAATAAGGCGTGGGTTAAGTAAGAGAGagatctgtttattttacacttaATTTGAGCTTTGTGTCACTTTTAGCAGGGACTAGGCCTCACTTTACAAAATGCAGTAAGTTTCCTcattgtagccaatcagaaattAGCACTGGTTCAGTAAGAGTGAGGACAGTACCATACTGATGTAAAATGTCTGTGTGGTCGCTATGAGTAACAGCACTTTTCTACTTATGTCAGTAAATAATGTTTCTTGTTCCTAATTCAACCCTGGGCAAGATTGCgcatggcagtaacccatagcaaccaagcagtgatagGTTATCCCataccagctgcaggtagaactatgaaagcATAAATCTGATTGGTGCCAGTgttgataaccccccccccccccatcataggATACATTTAATGCAGGGAATATGAAATATGGGCAATAAGTGCTTTTGGGGCAACTAGGCCAGATTATTGTATTATTGGGTAAccatgtaccctattgccccccacacTCGGGGTGCTTGAAGGCAAAGTACTTGAGACTTTACTAATAtattctgtaaaagaaaaatgtattgaaatgtactCAGTTAaaatcagttaaatgttaaggttggtacataagagCAGGGCAAATACCCAGGGTAAAGGGCagaactcttagcagcctgtcagtactgggaaCAAAAATTTGTATGGCCACCAAATGTTAAAAGTATATATTTGCTGGCAGCCCTGAAAAAGTGCTAGATCCTGGGTCTGTGtcaaccaacggactgtaccaactgtcacattCCTAGGGGTGAAGGcacctctcatcacatgacaggcgctgctgttaaaggggaaatgtaccctgttGATGAGCAAGGTTCatatgggctttatttgcccttagacgTGCAGTACATACAAAGCTTATTCTGTACCCAGTGCATTGCTTTGTACgtgtggcctattgagtcagcccagttactgtgctgccatatctgtTGGAAAGATCCGCCCATTCATCAGCCATGGTTTCACTCACTgaatagtggggagagatgggggTGACACTCTTAACCATAGGCTGGGCTTTGTCTTTAGTAGGGGAaatggtatatacaggtatgtatggGGGGCTGGTTTCTTCTAGTCAGGGGGCAGATGGAGATGGGTGGGGCACAAATCATTCATTACTCTGGCAGTGACCGGGCTGCTTGGCTGTTGGGCCTTGAACAATTCTCTAAATAGCATGTTGGGAAACAAGAAGTGGCACCGCACCCTGACCCATGCCAGTAACACAATATGCCCTGCATGTTACACAAACCCCCATATTATGGGGAACCATTAGTTGGTTACTCCCCCCTATCCCAGTCACTAAGTCCTCTTTGGCATAAAAagtgagagagtgagtgagagacagagagagagttaGAGACAGAGTGAGCAAGAGAAAGAGAGtgagtgaaagagagagagacagacagagagtgagtgagagagggagttAGAGACAGAGAGGGAGTGAAAAATAGAGAGAGTAAGTGAGAGAGTGAGAGCGAGAGAGTGGGAGAGACAGAAAGAGTGAGTGAGAGTAAGTGAGTgaaagtgagagagagactgagggAGACAGAGCGAGAGAGAGCTCCAGGGGGTTAAGATGTGCAGTTTCAGTAAATGTTAGCCAGAGGGGCATCTTCCCAGGGTTCATGGGCCCTAAAAGATCATGCTGTGGCGCTCTGTGTTGCTTCTAGTTATCCATCTGGCCCTGTATCCCTCCTAACCCCTCCTACTTGCACCCTGTATCATTCCCTTTGCTCTTCTACCTACTCATCTATACAGCGCTGCCTCTGGGGTCCTGGCCACCTGGGGCGgccaagtttattaaaaaatatatatattattataaaccaGGGAGAAAGTTTTAAACCGGGCAGCTCCCTGAAATACCGGCAGTCTGGTTCAAACtggatgggtggcaaccctattggtCACTTATCCCCACTTCTTATACAGATCAGTTGGAAACATTGCATAGAGCAGGCAGTGATTGTGACAGGAGGGGGTACTGCGTGGGAGCACCCCTATTCTCATACACCTTATAGTAGTGCTTGTAGgactttttcaaaaaaaatttttttttgtataatttttgcaacttttttatttttacagacttCCACAATCACAGATCAAAAATAGAGAAAGAAGAGAACGGAAGACAGAGAGTCCGGGATGAGAGATCAAGCCCTTGGGTAAGTTAGGCACATACGTACATGATGGGATGCAAACTGGACCAGTTGGCTTTTGGTGTTGTAGAGAGGAATTATTGCCGTAAAAGGCCGAAGgatttttattttgcagaaagctttatcatacctgagtaaacagccctagaagctttttctgtttgtttaggattgcagctgccattttagcttggtcttcatagcttcctgcttgctgtCCAACCGTTATAGcccagatcacatattcctaatcGAGGAGGGGGGAGGAgagtttttatgaattcttatggaagggggggggggggcgggagagaggagagaactgcacagactctggccctgggaatgaaggatttttttctgagagaggaagtcaaataccctaagaacatgtttaaaaaaaatgagacaagaaatcctgtgtttcttttgatagaggactaagtgcagcttttctgtgagtgcttatggctgtatttacatagacctttttgataaagcttacttagtttttacctttccttctcctttaaatatttagtACTTGCTGGTTTATCCCCTTCCACCACAACAGCAGACCTCAGAGACACTACTGCCACCCGAGAAGAAACATATTCGACAGTAACAATGTTAAAACTGGGGAGTAAATATCTTATAATAGACGAGTTTCTGTAGTCATGAAACACAGTTTATAGCATAGCATAGGTGTTGAAGAAGGATTTGAAAGTGTGCTCAAGAAACCACCTCCTCAGTGGTCACTTCATTTGGGTCAAATGGGCAAGGATCTTCTTGTTCGcacatcctgcattgaactttgcacaatttagtattgtcagcaaaaatagaaacagtactgtctatgcccacctccaggtcattaataaacaagttaaaaagcaaaggcccaaggactgacccctgcggtacccactaaccacactggtccaattagaaaatgttccatttaccccactctttgtactctatccttcagccagttctctatccaattacagatattatgttctaggccaatattccttaatttgatcattaaccttctgtgaggtactgtatcaaacgctttagcaaagtccaaatagatgagaccaactgccattccagcatcgagattcctactcacctcctcataaaaggcgactaaattagtctggcaagatctgttacacataaaaccatgctggcacaaactaatagtattgtgaactgcaatgtattcaactatcctatcccttattaccccttccaaaagctttcctactactgatgtcagactaacaggcctatagttttcaggctgagaacgggatccctttttgaataacggcaccacattagcaatccgccagtctctcggcaccatgccagacctcaatgaatcctgaaaaattaagtgaagaggcttggcaatcacagcgctcagctcatttaataccctgggatgaatcccatccggccctggacctttgtttacctttacatgttcaagtctcttttgaatttcctcccgagtgacccacgcgtcagtagttatattactagcaTTGGGTCTATTGAAAGGGAAACCttaattagctggctcctcagtatagacagatgaaaaataaagagttcaaaatttctgctttttccccgttctcatcaaccaacttacccccctgtgataataaggttcccaccccttcttgcttcattttttttactgtttacatatttaaaaaataattttggattccttttactcctagctgcattACCAATTTCCATCTCAATTTTAGCTGATAGCCTTTTTGTTTGCCTGCATAAACCATAAGATTGGTGGTGGACTACCTGCCATTGGGTGGTTGGGTGGCAAAACAATAGATCTTTTTATAACATAGAAGACAGATTTCAACATGGCTTGGCCAGTCACCCCTATTATACCTCCAAAAGACAGCTCTAATTTTCAGATCAACATATGGTTCTTGAGTAAAAGAAATATCTTATGTTCATGTACTTTTCTGGTTCAAATGAGCTTATTTATGAACGTGCAGATTTGTAATTGCGCAATTGTCAGCAAAGTGTGATCTCACAATCATTTAAAGACTTCCTCTTACTATCGCTGGTTTATATAGCCTAAGCAGTTTGGGTTTCACTTATCATCTTTGTCATGCTGTAGGAGAGCTGATTTGTACTTGTCTGACTGATCAGAACTGGACTCACCTGATCAGAACTGTAGTAGCCATTAGCGGTAGAACCAGGCACACAACCAGATATGGCTGTGATTTCATTTGGAATTTCCTTTGTTTTCCTCCTTCTTCCAAGTAAGTACCAGATTTAATCATTCAAATGGGAAGTGTGCAGATCTGCCAAGATTGGTACCAGCCAGAAACAGACCTTAGGGCCTTAGTAAATAGGGGGAGCATTATTAATTGGTATGTCTCTTTATTACAGCCTTTGCTTGTCCAGaaaatacaatgttattattatagcTAGTGACCCTCCTAAACCATAAGTAAAGGggctaaatataaaatatacatgctCCAAAAATTAACCTGCATCAAAGACTGCAAGTGGGATTCTCTAGTCACCGCTGACTCCCTGACTCCTACTTTTTCTCAGGCAAGGCAGGCAGTCAAGCAAATTCTACTTCTCTGCTCCAAATTCATAATTAttgcaggtactatacatggaattggccttgGGATACTATGAAGGAATCTGTGTAGAAATGTCTTAATTAGCCTacccaaatacaaaaaaagcacTGTCATCCTATGCTTGCATGGTGTAGCTaacaggcctgttagtctgacatcagtagtaggaaagctttttggaagggttaataagGTATAGGGTACTTGAacacattgcaaatcacaatcaCAAGTTTGTGCATGGTTTTAcctgtaacagatcttgccagactaatttagtcgccttttatgaggaggtgagtaggaacctcgatgctggaatggcagttgatctcatctacttggactttgctaaagcgtttgatacagcctttgcgatatcggtcgccacGAGGTTTCGCACGATAATATCAGTACgtgaatggccagcttaactaTCTTACAGCCCTGCACATTGTTAAACCCCTGCATCCTGTGTCAccggcattttttttttagaatttcgcAAATAGGTCAGAGCCCAAGTCTGACACTGCAAGTATAGTGCTTTGGTTTACTATACTGTGCATTCACttgcccagggtggcacagaggataCTAGGGAAATAGATCAAATCCCAGGGAATTACAATTATTAAGGAATGCGTGCACTGGCTGGGGCAAGAAATTAGCTTTACATCTTTACAGTAATAGgaaattggttttaaaaaaaagctctttgcattgaaaaacatttgcatttcagagaaattttttaAGTGCTATGGAATGCCTCAACGTCATTGGCCAAATAAATAGCCCGGTGTGTGCATTTAAAACAATCATTTTTGCAGGCAAACAGTCTGCATATCCAAGCTCAGCACCTTTGAAGTATATGGTTTCTCCTTTGCAACAATGCACTGCTCGGTAGATCTCCAAAACTATGGAATAGCACAGTCTGATTGGTTAGATGAACAGCCATGTGATTTAGGATAAATAGAGAGAAGGCAGAATGAATGGATTTAATCTGATCATTCAGACAGGAGTGTTAAACTCTGTACcattaaatgtgttttgttttaaaatgtaacattctAACTGCTTGTCTGTTTGTATTGGTattaatgttcttttttccatacTATTTTTCTAATGGTAATGGTTTCAATTAAGAAGTAGAAATCTGCAGAATAAGCTTAAAACCAGGAAAGAGTAGAAAATAAAGGCAGAgacctacatcatactaaaggctCATTTTAAGGTAAAGTGCCCCAGCAGTGTATTACACACCACATTTCTGTAGCACCTACTAGCAGACCACAACCGTCACATTAACCGCTCTCCTATTGCTTTACACTCACTAACCCAGATATTTAGTATGCCACAGGAAAGGCTGGGGGACCTACTGCTGCGTGATTCTGTAGTATCTTAAAGGGCATGCCAACCCAAAAACAAAATGTTGGCcagttaaagaaaatgtaattctaagcaagtttctaatatacattcattacaaatatacaatggttttaaagttattagtaaatgtaattgctattgagagcTAATTCCCAATACTGCTTAcagtcagagccaggagtggggaaatggagagacagacactgcttttaaaagCCATGACCtttactaataactttaaaaccattgaatatttgtaataaatgtacattggaaaattgcttagaattacatttactttcattaaagaaaaatgttattcttgggtTTCTATTCCCTTGAAAGACTGTAGACGCCCCTTTAAGAAACCAAAGACACAAACAGACAGAATCTAAAAATTGGAGTTGCAAATACAAAACTAAATGGTGGGGTCAGTCTCAGAATTAGAGTTGCAAAGGGCAATAAGGGGTTTGGAAGTACAGTAGGCTGCACCCTTAAATAAATCACCCCTAGAGCAATATTCATTTTATAGGTGTTTTGGGGGTTTCAGCATGAAATAAACATGATATTAGACCATTTAGACTGTAACAGAATCAAATACTGAACCTGATGTTAATGAGATGATACTGGTATTTCTGGGTTCCACTCATAGAGCTGTATAGATAACTCTCCTACAGGCCAAAAGCCAACATGAGATGCAGTTTCTATGTCTATGGTCTCTATGATACCAGTTACCTATACAGTCTGGCTATACCCTTTGCACCCTTGGAGTCATTTTAACAGGACCCTTTGAATAAGTGTTTTCCCTTTCTCATTGCCTATGTTGCTTGTTTCACAGGCCTATGGACAGCAGAGGAATATGTGATTGCCTTAGAGGGGCATACCCTGGTTTTGCCCTGCACTTACTCAGTTGAGGAAGGCATTGCGGAAATATGCTGGGGGAAGTCCAGCTGCTCGGGCTCTTGTTACAAAGTGATCATATGGACTAATACCAGGGAGAAGACTCTGACGGTATCCGAGAGATACAAGTTACGGGGGAACATAACACGGGGGGACGGGTCTCTGACTATCACTGGACTGACCCCCAGTGACTCAGGAACCTTTTGCTGCCGGGTGGAGACCCCTGGAGGGTTGAGTTACGAGAAGAATCGGATACATGTTACTGTCCAGGAAGGTGAGAGGGGCACATGCACCTCAGAACAAACTACAACATGCTGTAATGATATTGCTCCTCAGATTCCATATACACACCCCTTCAAGGTTCCTTGTCTTCTCCATCTAAAACCTTACTTTATTGACTTCTGGTTCTGATTCATACTGCATGGCTGCACGGAAATCAGTACAGTATGCATCAGGATTCTCTACTACAGTAAATGAACTTCTAATAACCCTGGCACTATGTTTGGGCTGCAGTGTTGTCCCATTACTACACCAGAGGGAATCTGAGACCTCAGACGAATGAGACTGAGCTAGATTCACATGACTGAAAGGAAACTGATTGGcccataaatacagtaccaaaGTGGCTATAATACTATCATAATGTTATAACATTATCTCATGTCCTATACGAATATAAAGGCATAAAGTGCTTCTTGGCTAAACTACAGGCAAAAGAGAACTTGGCCTTGATGTGTTTCTTTATAATTCTATTTACAGGTGGAACCAGGTTTTCCCCAAGCTTCGGATATACAGTCAATGAGGCCACCACCTCCCTGCCTGCAGGTTTGACTCTTCCAACAATTGGAAACTGTGTTGTTTGTTTGCAAAATTATTGAGGCACAAGTGTGATGGGGTCTAGGTGTTTGTGCTTCAAAGGGGCAGTCAGTGTCAGCAGGGCCCATTGTGAATAAATAGTGTGTGGGACTGTAGTACTATGGCACTATTAAGTTCAGAAATTGCAGTAATATGTCAAGGAAATAAACACCCGCACAATATGGTATTATATTCCTGTATAATAATCTAAACCTAGTAAAATCCCCCACTTAGATAGTGGGAGTAAGATTAAAACAggttcttacatagttacatagggttgaaaaccAATCTATCCActtgcatacataaactatatatacaaacactaatactgactgtagatttaagtatcacaatagccttggatactgtgcttgttcaagaacataTCCATgtcctcttaaagacattaacagaatctgccatcacaacatcactaggaagggcattccccaacctcaccgtaaaaaaccctcaccgtgaaaaaccacctacgctgcttcaaatggaacttatagttttgcacaatttattgtTGATTCTTGGTGGTACATTCTGTGGTTTATTGTAGGGTGTGAACCAACACATAGCCCACGGCCCATtgtttagtgcagtgatccccaaccagtggctcaggagcaacatgttgctccccaaccccttggatgttgctcccagtggcctcaaggcaggtgcttatttttgtattcctggatctgagacaagttttggttgcataaaaatcaagtgttctgccaaacagagcctcctgtaggctgccagtcctcataggggctaccaaatcaccaatcatagctcttatttagcacccccagaacttttttcatgcttgtgttgcttcccaacactttttccatttgaatgtggctcacgggtataaaaggttggggatccctggtttagtgtttactgtaaataaataactgcCTATAGTGTCTGATCtctattgttttttaaattaaaacctgtTGGCTACTGTGGTAGAGATACAAATGGAAATATTAGTATTTGTGTG contains:
- the LOC116409453 gene encoding hepatitis A virus cellular receptor 1 homolog encodes the protein MVYTDFHNHRSKIEKEENGRQRVRDERSSPWDPLNKCFPFLIAYVACFTGLWTAEEYVIALEGHTLVLPCTYSVEEGIAEICWGKSSCSGSCYKVIIWTNTREKTLTVSERYKLRGNITRGDGSLTITGLTPSDSGTFCCRVETPGGLSYEKNRIHVTVQEGGTRFSPSFGYTVNEATTSLPAGGFGEDQINKAINIIRLSILLCFILMSLTVLILSRYKAQEGKASTAVIDLPLDALKNPEC